The Buteo buteo chromosome 15, bButBut1.hap1.1, whole genome shotgun sequence genome includes the window CAGACAGATACCTAGTAGGAAGTATACTAGCATCAGAAAGGCTGAAAAGGATGTCTCTTTTATGCATGTGGGCCGCCACATTGGTGACAGCATGTTgaataaaaacttatttaaCTTTTCCGATTTGAGCCACTCTAGCCACTCCAAAGGTAAAATGTCCtctgaagtaaatgaaaaatccaGCACTGCAAGTATAAATAGTTTTTTTCCAGCAACAGTTACAGAAAATTGTGAATTGGTGTCTTGTTCAGGAGGCAGTCGAACTGTGGTACATTCACTTGAAAATGACACTGATGAAGGTGGCCTTAATAAGCTTAAAATTAGGTATGAAGAATTTCAGGAGCATAAGGCAGAAAAGCCAAGCCTCAGTCAACAAGCAGCACATTATATGTTCTTTCCTAGTGTTGTTCTTTCTAATTGTCTCAGTCGACCACAGAAGTTAGCTCCTGTGACATATAAATTACAGCAAGGCAACAAACAGTCCAGGTTGaagctgaataaaaagaaacatagtTTTATCAATCATCAGGAGCCTGCAAGTGTACATGATGTTGCATCAGTGAAGGAAAGCTGCTATACACAAGGTAATGCTTGTAGTAACATTCCTGATAAGGATAGTGCTTTACCTAGTGACTTAGTTCAAGTTCCTCTTGaggcttttgaaaacaaaatgcctaCAAGTACTGCTAATTATACTGACTGCCAGTTTGCAGATGGATCTCTTGAAACTGAGCAGTCATTTGGATTATGTGGGAATAAATATACACTCCGAACGAAACGGAAGGTAAATTATGAGACTGAAGACAGTGAATCAAGCTTTGTCGCACACAACTCAAAAATTAATCTACCTCAACCGATGGAAAGTGTTGAAAGTTTGGATGGGTCTCAGAAGTCTCGAAAGCGTAGAAAACTTTCTAAAAAATTGCCACCtgttattattaaatatattatcaTCAATAGATttagagggagaaaaaatatgCTTGTTAAACTAGGGAAAGTAGATTCTAGTGAGGAAAGAGTAGTACTCACAGAGGAAAAGATGAACTTATATAAAAAGCTTGCACCTTTAAAGGACTTTTGGCCAAAAGTTCCTGACTCTCCTGCAACCAAATATCCTATTTATCCACTAACACCAAAGAAAAGTcacaaaaggaaagcaaaacataaGTCAACcaagaaaaaagctggaaaaccacaaaaaacaggtagtaaaaacattaaaagaactttatctttcagaaaaaggactCATACaattctttctcctccttcgCCATCCTACAATGCTGAAGCTGAAGACTGTGACTATAACTATAGTGATGTTATGTCTAAGTtaggttttctttctgagaGAAGCACAAGCCCAGTAAACACCTCTCCACCTCGCTGCTGGTCTCCCACTGatccaaaagcagaagaaattttgACCAACCTGGACAGAGAAGCTTTATTTAGTAGGGGGCCCAATATGTACAACAGCAAGACTGTTAATTCTAGTGTAGGAAAAAATAGTCGAGCAAAAACTCAGgttaagaaatgtaaaaagaaatttgctAGCCCCACTGTATctaccaagaaaaagaaaaagattaatcaGGCTGATAAAACAGGAGATGATGGAAAGAAGAAACctagaacaaaacaaagacaaaaaacagctgaaaaagtgTCTTCAAGAAAGCGTGTTgtatttaaagatgaaaaaggaaatactcGCTCTACTGCAGAAGTAAAGTTTGTGCTGAAACGTCAAGATCTGCCTGAGATTTCGTACAACTCTGTCAACTCGCAGGCACTTCATAACCGGAAAGACAGTCCTCTTCCTGGCTATTCAGCAGGATATCTACCATCAGCACAGCTCCCTTCAGCAGCTGATGCACAAGGTAATTCATCAGGCTGTTTTCATTCATTGATGGAAGTTGATAAGCCTGTAGATGCACAGTGTTTACCTGCTCCACGAGAAGACCCTCATTCATCTTTTGTATCTACTCCTGTGGCATCTGGAAGGGAAGTACCAAAAGTGAGCTCTCAAAGGCCCAGGACTCAAAGTGCTATATTTAGAATAAAGGATTCTGCTCTCATTCAAAACATATTTGATCCATCTAATCACTCAACTCAGGTAACACAAAATGTGCGCATCTCTAAAGATAAGACTTCTGCAAAAGTAGAAGAGAtaaaaaatttgcaaaacagATACTTACCACCAgcagggaaaataaatgaagctCGTGAATCTTTGGACACAGCAAAGATGGATCAGTTACATGCCACTAACTATTTGCATTGTAAAGACAATATTCAACAGCAGATTTTTTGTTTACCAGAGGCATCCAAGCATTCTGATCCTTGTTCTTCTATTCTTAAGTCATCTGAGGAAAGCCCTGGGCCACTTCAGTTGCCTAAGAACTGTTTTGTAACATCTTTGAAGAGTCCAGTGAAACAGTTAAATTGGGATCAAAATCAGAGAGGATTTATTTTGGATATGTCACATTTTAAACCTgaaacagtaaaacaaaggTCTCTGTCAGAAACAACTGTGCAACCAAAACCCATCTCCCAGTATAAAAACAGGACTATAGTGGCCCCATCAGCGTTCAGTGAAGGACAGTCTGGCCTAGCTGTTTTGAAAGAGCTGCTCCAGAAGAGACAGCAGAAAGCTCAGAATGCAAATGTTACACAGGAACCATTACCAGCTAAACCACAGCTGAGCAGGACTATACCATGCCCTCTTGAGCAGAATAAAGCAATCAAAAGGTCACGATCAATCACATCACCAAGAAAATCTCGTGCTCCCAGGAATAcaaaacctaaagaaaaaacaccaaaactttcaaaaatggAGTCTTTAAGCCAGCAGATCACTAGTCGCATTGATCACTCTGTATCAGATGACagccccatttttttttcagacccTGGTTTTGAAAGCTGCTACTCGCTTGAAGACAGCTTGTCTCCAGACCACAATTACAACTTTGATATTAATACTATAGGGCAAACtggattttgcagtttttattcTGCGAGCCAGTTTGTCCCAGCAGATCAAAATTTGCCCCAGAAATTCTTGAGTGATGCAGTTCAAGATCTTGGTTCTGGACAGACAACAGAAAATGACTTTCTGTGTCATAATGACCAAaaatcagaggaagaaaagcagcattctTCAAGCACAAGTAAATGGATACGGTCTGGTTCCCTGAGCCCCGAGCTTTTTGAGAAAACTTCACTGGATAATAATGAGAACCACTGCCATAGCCAATGGAGGAAAAATGTTCATCCTTCAACTTCTAGATCTAGTTCTATTGATACCTCTTGTACGCAAGAGACTGAGgtctgtttaaatgaaaaattcaaattgaatagaaatacagtaaataaagaGAGATTTCTTAACCTTCCTCAGCCAACCAGCTCAGACTGGATTCAAAGCCACATTAGAAAAGAAACCACTTTTGAACCCTGTCAACCACTTGATTCAGTTAATACCTCTTTTACATCCATACTGTCTTCTCCTGATGGTGAACTTATAGATGCAGCTTCTGAGGATTTAGAACTATATGTTTCGAGAAACAATGAGGCATTAACTCCAACTCCAGATAGTTCACCAAGATCAACCAGTTCCCCCTCACAATCAAAGAATGGAAGTTTTACACCTCGTACTGCTCACATTCTTAAGCCTCTCATGTCACCACCCAGTCGTGAAGAAATCATGGCAACTTTGCTGGATCATGATCTTGCAGAAACAATTTATCAGGAACCATTTTGCAGCAATCCTTCAGATGCTCCAGAAAAGCCAAGGTACTAtgttaaatgcatttctgtctACATATGCCTGTGATTATATTAAATTTATTCCTGTAAACAATTTTATGCTGTTATGTGGCACAGATGCATGAAAGATCCCATCTGATATACATACATCTGAAGTTGAAAATTGCTGTACTTCCTGTGCAAATACCTGTTTTCGTTCATGAcgcttattttttttattgcttgatATTGTAGTAAGTGTGAATGTGCTTGCTTGGTTTGTGAAAGAAAGATACTGCCCACAGGTATTGCATAGTGAGAAAGCTAGTTAGCAGGACTCTGCTTGTATATCATCTTGAGGACTGCCTGCAATGCAGTTTAGAGCAAAACAATAATTCAAACTATTTTCTTCACAGGGAGATTGGAGGACGGCTTCTCACGGTGGAAACTAGACTTCCAAATGACCTGCTTGAGTTTGAGGGGGACTTCTCATTAGAAGGTCTACGCCTCTGGAAGACTGCATTTTCAGCAATGACAGAAAGTCCTAGACCAGGGTCTCCTCCTTGTTACGGTCACTCTACTGTTAGTAAAAGAGAAAGTAATAGCCATAAAActagtgaagacaaaaaaatagtCATAATGCCATGCAAGTGTGCTCCAAGCCAACAGCAAGTTCAGATATGGCTTCATGCCAAAGAAGAGTATGAACATTTCAAGAAATTGCCTAAGAATCATCCTGCTGAGCTGGCAAAGACAGCTGAGAATTTCAGCTCTGCAGTATTGTCTGAAGAGAAATCTATAGAAGTACCAAAAGCAGCTAAAGATTTAAATTTATCTAGCCTGGAAGATGAAAGACCTATTGTGCCTACAAAGAATTCTCCTGTTTCTGTGGCAGAAACtacaaaaacacaaaccaaggAAACCTGTGATAAGTCTATAAGCACTATAGGAACTTCtataaatactaaaaatgaTATAGACTCTAATAAAACTCCATCTGAAAGCAAGACACTTACTACTTCAACACTAGAACATGataaggaggaggaggaggaagactaTTACGTCAGCTACAGTTCACCAGATTCTCCAGTACTTCCTCCTTGGCAGCAAGTAGCATCTCCAGATCCCAAGCAGTCTCATTTAGAAGACACAGATTGGAAAAGTCAGGAtattattttgtcttctgtggaAGGAAATGATGTAGTACCTGTTGGAAGTGCACAAAACTCTCCATCCACCCAAGAGGACGTTAGGACATCCTTTGACACATCTCCATTTCCAGTTAATGAAGATCCTGGAAATTCCGAACCTGTTTGCCTACATAGTACACCCATTGTGCAGAGAAAAAATCAAGATGGTATACCTGAAGTTCTTGGTTTTACTCCTTTATCCACAGGTAAATCCATTAAGTGATTCTAATgatgcacaaaaaaaatttctgaatatATTATATTTCTTTTGACGTAATGAGAAAATACTTACATGtccataaaaatatattttaaactagttttagaaaggaaaagaccTGTGCATTATTGTTAAAATAACTATTGAATTATGAAAAAAGTCTAGAAGCAGAACACCCTTTTGCTTCCTGATGGTCTCTAGTATCTGAACTCTGAAGTGCTGGTTAAAGACTTAAAAGTATAGCTTATTTTGGGGATTTTGAAATCTTGTTGGTTATAttgcttgtatttttcagaACATGATCTCAATGTAGAGTGTGAATAACATTGTAATGTTCAAGTTAATAATCACGTGAGGTTTGGTAAATTACTGTCCTTGTACTATATGTTCCTGTACGTCCATAAATACCAAATTGTAATAGTTGCTTTGGATTGGATAGAGAATAAAGttacttttgtttatatttgtttataaTGTTAACTAAATGCCTCTGGTTGTTTCTAGCATGTTATTTAATGTCTAGACAATATTATTGAGGCTAAGCAGTTTTGCACTCATGTATGTTTACAGAACCAAAAGCCCAAAAACTGAGCCACAAGAGGGGAAATAATACTGATGGTCTTCGAAGAGTACTTCTAACCACACAAATGAAGgtaaattaagatttttatgTACAGGTGTATTTTTATTATGCCACACATACACTTTTCCATTCTCGTTcttctgtgttgtgttttttcttttgctgttaagatcttgaaaatacatttaaaatggtAGGGTGCAATTGCTGTAGAATCAGTGTACACTCAAAGTTAGGATGaagaaatcaatttaatttgcagGCGGGGGGTGGAAGTGGGGGGAAGTTGGCTACTGAGAGTATGTTCTGTGTTTTAGGGTTGTGAGACGCTAGTGAAACACTGAAGAGACACCGTGTAAGGAtgttgttttgctcttttagtTACAACGTTCTTTTTAAGTTGTATTATGATTtcccttttatatttttgtgtgtgtatatgtacacacacagaggtgtgtatatttatgtgtctgtgtgtgtattaaTTTTCAGACAATGTTgtaagcattttctgaaaacaacattGGCAGTGAATAGCACTGGTATGTTGACGGAGTAGAACGGGAAGGGATTGCATACAGTGATCAGACTCACATGTTTTCCCTAAACAGTGTTTCTGCTCCCCATGTTGGAAAAAGAACAGTGGGCTAGGTGCATTACCAGAATGACCCAATAGTCTTTTCTTGTGTTCTCAACATACTGGTATTCACCCAGTTCAGGTGGGTACTTAAGTGTACCCTTAATTCAGTGCCTTAAAAAGTGGTGACTGAAACAGAGGGGTTTTATGAGTTGTTGCTCAAGAGAGAATAGAGATTTGCTGGTTCTCCTGTCCGCAGGCTTTTAAGAAAGCCAGtatgtgtggggttttgtgtttgttggttggttgggttttttgggtttggtttttttttttcaagtatttcaaaCTGCCTCCTGCTTTACTATGAGGTTTCATTAAAATCATTcctaaaaagcagaaagatacAACTGTTGCTTCCCTGTTGAAAAATGACATGAGAAGATAGtgaaagcctttttattttagtaattaTAGTGtagtatttgcattttcattgataaatttgtatttaatattgCATATGAATTTAGCAACCTGTAATTTTTTCAATATtatactgtgctttttttttttctcccctgcctcccaacAAGAATCAGTTTGCTGCCCTTGGCGTTCCAAAGAAAGAGACTTCTGAGATTGAAGGACCATCTTTAAATAACACTTATGGGTTTAAAGTCAGTGTGGAAAACCTGCAGGAAGCAAAATCTTTACATGAGGTAACTTCaatgttattttataaaatgataGTTTATCAGACCAGTTTTATAATGgcagaatttaaaaatcttttcctccTTGGTCCCTGCCTGACTTAAAACTAATCAGTGTGTGATGTCTGCAGCTTTAAAGTAGTTGCTCTGCTAGTTTCAGCTTGTTCTCCAAGTGCCTTTATTTAATAGTATTGAACTAAATTTCACAGTGTTTTTCTTGAGAAGGTGGTaaacctttctttaaaaaaataaaaatgaggcaaagatcagaaggaagaaaagttttgtATAAAAACATTACTGGAAAAACTAGTTGACCATGACTTTCATGGATCATTTCCTTAAGAAACAAGGCATCTGGCATCATTCAGTCAGGCCCTCCCAGTATCTCTGCATGTTACCTTCTCAACCTGTGTAGCCAATTCCTACCACACTTAACAAAATGGTACACGTCTCAAAGGTGTCTTTACATATTACATGTAGATCAGTGGTTGCTCTGGGAAGAGAGATCAAAATTGGTGCTGGAGAAAGGGATGCAATGTGAATGCAGTACTGCTGTGTTTGGTTGCTAACTGGCCAGCCAGCATGTATGTGCTCCCAGACAGTCACCACATCCATGGCTTGGAATTAGCTGTTGACCAATTTACAGATGAGATGGGGAGATAGTCGTTTTATGCGCTGAGTAGGTGACATAGGAGAAGCCACAAGAAACTGATGATTTTGCAGGAAATGGAGATAGAGCTTGATagtaaaatttcatttcagtgatggCTGTAGTGATTCAGGATGCAAATCTAGAGGAAATCAGGCTGCCCTCAGGGCAACTTACATAATCATAAATATCTGTAACTTTTCCCTTGTAATCCCTCCAACTTGCCCATTAGTCCACATTATCAACTGTATTATGCAAGATGACAGCAACAACATAGTGTTGAAACAGTATTAAATACTACAGTATTTATTATAGTCAAAACTGTACAATATATAGGGATTCGCATTTTATTAATGCAAACCATTCTGCAAAAAGCTGTAGCAACATGATGCGGAAGTTCATTAACGCAAGTGAAGGGAAAGTCAGGTACTCTCCATATCTTCCTGTAAGTGACTTAGTCTTCATGCTTGTTTGCACGTCTTGGgtgaaggagggaaaggaaaataaagaccAACAGAGATTCTTTGTTCTTGATCAGTCTGGAAACTTAATTCAGCTCAATATGCAAAGCTGTTTGAAAACATTACAGGAATTTACAATTGTTGAAGTtgaacatttctgtttgtttgtattttctgcttttggtaGAAGATAGTATTCGGAAGCAAATATTGAATTTTAATAATTgagtattaaaaatgtattaagtgattaatctttttttttttttaggataatgctttttgcaaaaaaatgagATCCAGAGATGCATGTTTAATCACTTCTATTAATTTTCAGGTGTGACCTCTTAGTTACAACATAATATGACCATAGAAATATCTGCAATGCACTAATTTGCActaataattttctcttaaattttttaataGAGCTCCAAAACGTACtaatttattgtatttatttgttggTAGGTCCAACACCTTACCCTCATCAGTATGGAGTTACATGCTCGAACCAGACGAGATTTGGAACCAGACCCAGAGTTTGATCCGATCTGTGCTTTATTCTATTGCATCTCATCAGACACAACTCTGCCAAATACCGATAAAAACGAAATCACTGGTGCTATAGTGATTGATAGAGACAGGACACTCTCAAGCCAAggttcctatttcttttttcttaacatattttacaaaaatgcttattttgtaGTAATCAAACAGTAGCAAGCAAAATATAATCGAGTATCTATATTACTATTTAGCTCATTTAATTTTGTCTTGTTGACTGTTGGATGAATGGCCATATTAAACATGGAGAGAGTTTTCCTGCTTATATCTTCCAAAGAACTATTGCATGGGCTGTAAACCACAAATAACATAGACACATGCAAAATATCTGTGTTTGCATACTTGTGGACAAGCTCCTGCAGTGTTCTAAAAGTATAAAGAGGAAAACCTGCCTTTAGTTTCCTACTCAAGTTGCTGGATAGCTACaaatagaaaatgttaaaagcaagacagtatgttttatattttacttaagggttatttttgtggttttatctGATCCTTTTAGGATCTAAACAGGGGCCCTTATTCTATTGTAcctttttggctttgtttaGACCAGTGATACTCAACCTGTGGCTCTAGAGCCGGATGTGGCTCTTCATGGCCCTACAGGCGGCTCTCGCAATGTAGGCGTCTGATCGGCGCTCCACTCTATCAGGCAGCGCGGGGAGCACTGAGCAAATGGACCAGCAGTGTGGGAGTCGCTGAAGTTCCCCCTCCCatagggggaaagaaaaggagctgcTGGGATCCCCCCACAGGTAAGAGTAGAGATCACCTCCCACCCAGCAGCCGTGGGGCAGAATGGGGAAAAACTCGCCCTTTTGCCCCTTCCACCCCTCCACCCCACTCCTTCCTAGCAGCCAAAAGGGGTTGAAGACAGAACGCTGCTGGGAGAGAGGATTCTGATGTGTCATGTCGTGATGTATCAATATGTGATGATGTTGAGGCAGCATCATCACACATTGAAGTGTCATGATGGagcaaaaaaatcacactgtGGATACTTGATTTTTATGGTGCTCTACAACTCCATTTAATAAAGAAGTGGCTCTCCAGCTGTTAAAGGTTGAGTACCACTGGTTTAGGctagtaaaaatacaaaaacaaaacaaaacgaaCAAAAAAAGTCCTCTTTCTTTCAGGGTTTCTTTGGCATTGTGAATGTGTATTAAACCACAAAATACTGTCTAAAATTTAAGTGTGGACAAAAACctaccaaaaataaatttagcttTAAGGCAACAGCTCCTTCTTTTaccagtttatttttcaaagtattgTAGATATTATATCATGTTAAGCTAAGTTCTTATTATTGTCAGTGAAGTTTATTCTGGTATTATATGCTTGTtactatctttaaaaaaattatctccatTACCTTACTAACTGAGACTTTCCACAGTATAGCCACTATGGCTCCCTAGGTATATGCCACTGATAAATTACCAAGAAAAAGCTCTCTGTAAAGAAGTCcaataatattttgaaaaaacaaaagttcTGATCTATTTTTGTTAGTGAAATAAAATGATGTGTTTAAATGTTATTGTGACATTCCTTGCTTTAATTGGTGTGTGCTGTCAATATTTTCTTGGTTAGAACTTTTTGAGTTCCCTGTGGAGTGACTTGACATTGAgacacaccttttttttccctttttgtatTATTGCTTTGTAAGTTATGGtaataattttaacatttatttctgaaagcgcacttttttttaattctcaagAATGTGTCAAAGTagaatgccttttaaaaactcCAGATTGTTGCCTTAATCAGAGATGCTACTATCTGCTgtatagagaaaataaaaagacagagtGTGTGTTGCATATTATTCatttaaagaggtttttttatatgGAAGGCAAATGCTAAGTTCCTGCATGCATATGAATTTAGCTATTATTCACACATTATCAATGTAGACACTCTTAATGCGCACTAAGTGAGCAGTTGCTcatgtttttccatttctattaGTAACTAAGCAGTGTTTTTTAAGAAGCGTACTGAAAAAAGAGCTATAC containing:
- the REV3L gene encoding DNA polymerase zeta catalytic subunit isoform X2, whose translation is MHTVKEEEALINEEAILNIVENSQSFQPLSQRLSQTTVFMDSSADEAMIDLLAGLENDGYQMGHQKTLSHHRSLGSCRNSQNSDDEENEPQCEKEEMELSLLMSQRWDSSTEEPGPKRRSAGKSMHRSSTEEDSSSEEEMEWSGNNMLLTNLSIPQLDGTADENGDNPLNNESSRTHSSVIATSKMSVKTSIFHKDAATLEPPSSAKITFQCKHTSALSNHVLNNEDLVEDLSQPNTETRPELSVHSLTKESTYSAKYPTPFSNSTHAENSHKESNKKDTLPVSSCENNIFEYEDDISSVSRQIPSRKYTSIRKAEKDVSFMHVGRHIGDSMLNKNLFNFSDLSHSSHSKGKMSSEVNEKSSTASINSFFPATVTENCELVSCSGGSRTVVHSLENDTDEGGLNKLKIRYEEFQEHKAEKPSLSQQAAHYMFFPSVVLSNCLSRPQKLAPVTYKLQQGNKQSRLKLNKKKHSFINHQEPASVHDVASVKESCYTQGNACSNIPDKDSALPSDLVQVPLEAFENKMPTSTANYTDCQFADGSLETEQSFGLCGNKYTLRTKRKVNYETEDSESSFVAHNSKINLPQPMESVESLDGSQKSRKRRKLSKKLPPVIIKYIIINRFRGRKNMLVKLGKVDSSEERVVLTEEKMNLYKKLAPLKDFWPKVPDSPATKYPIYPLTPKKSHKRKAKHKSTKKKAGKPQKTGSKNIKRTLSFRKRTHTILSPPSPSYNAEAEDCDYNYSDVMSKLGFLSERSTSPVNTSPPRCWSPTDPKAEEILTNLDREALFSRGPNMYNSKTVNSSVGKNSRAKTQVKKCKKKFASPTVSTKKKKKINQADKTGDDGKKKPRTKQRQKTAEKVSSRKRVVFKDEKGNTRSTAEVKFVLKRQDLPEISYNSVNSQALHNRKDSPLPGYSAGYLPSAQLPSAADAQGNSSGCFHSLMEVDKPVDAQCLPAPREDPHSSFVSTPVASGREVPKVSSQRPRTQSAIFRIKDSALIQNIFDPSNHSTQVTQNVRISKDKTSAKVEEIKNLQNRYLPPAGKINEARESLDTAKMDQLHATNYLHCKDNIQQQIFCLPEASKHSDPCSSILKSSEESPGPLQLPKNCFVTSLKSPVKQLNWDQNQRGFILDMSHFKPETVKQRSLSETTVQPKPISQYKNRTIVAPSAFSEGQSGLAVLKELLQKRQQKAQNANVTQEPLPAKPQLSRTIPCPLEQNKAIKRSRSITSPRKSRAPRNTKPKEKTPKLSKMESLSQQITSRIDHSVSDDSPIFFSDPGFESCYSLEDSLSPDHNYNFDINTIGQTGFCSFYSASQFVPADQNLPQKFLSDAVQDLGSGQTTENDFLCHNDQKSEEEKQHSSSTSKWIRSGSLSPELFEKTSLDNNENHCHSQWRKNVHPSTSRSSSIDTSCTQETEVCLNEKFKLNRNTVNKERFLNLPQPTSSDWIQSHIRKETTFEPCQPLDSVNTSFTSILSSPDGELIDAASEDLELYVSRNNEALTPTPDSSPRSTSSPSQSKNGSFTPRTAHILKPLMSPPSREEIMATLLDHDLAETIYQEPFCSNPSDAPEKPREIGGRLLTVETRLPNDLLEFEGDFSLEGLRLWKTAFSAMTESPRPGSPPCYGHSTVSKRESNSHKTSEDKKIVIMPCKCAPSQQQVQIWLHAKEEYEHFKKLPKNHPAELAKTAENFSSAVLSEEKSIEVPKAAKDLNLSSLEDERPIVPTKNSPVSVAETTKTQTKETCDKSISTIGTSINTKNDIDSNKTPSESKTLTTSTLEHDKEEEEEDYYVSYSSPDSPVLPPWQQVASPDPKQSHLEDTDWKSQDIILSSVEGNDVVPVGSAQNSPSTQEDVRTSFDTSPFPVNEDPGNSEPVCLHSTPIVQRKNQDGIPEVLGFTPLSTEPKAQKLSHKRGNNTDGLRRVLLTTQMKNQFAALGVPKKETSEIEGPSLNNTYGFKVSVENLQEAKSLHEVQHLTLISMELHARTRRDLEPDPEFDPICALFYCISSDTTLPNTDKNEITGAIVIDRDRTLSSQGSRDQAPLLTRSGVTGLEVSYATDERTLFQEVVNIVKRYDPDILLGYEVQMHSWGYLLQRAAALNVDLCQMISRVPDEKKENRFAAELDEYGSDTMSEINIVGRIILNIWRMMRHEVNLMNYTFENVGFHVLHQRFPLFTFRVLSDWFDNKADVYRWKMVDHYVSRVRGNLQLLDKLDLIDRTSEMARLFGIQFLHVLTRGSQYRVESMMLRVAKPMNYIPVTPSVQQRAQMKALQCVPLIMEPESRFYSNAVLVLDFQSLYPSIVIAYNYCFSTCLGHVENLGKYDAFKFGCTSLRVPPDLLYQIRHDITVSPSGVAFVKPSVRKGVLPRMLEEILKTRIMVKQSMKAYKHDKAITRMLEARQLGLKFIANFTFGYTAANFSGRMPCTEVGDSIVHKARETLERAIKLVNDTKKWGAHVVYGDTDSMFVLLKGATKEQSFKIGQEIAEAVTATNPKPVKLKFEKVYLPCVLQTKKRYVGYMYETLEQKDPVFDAKGIETVRRDSCPAVSKILERSIKLLFETRDISQIKQYVQNQCMKLLEGKASMQDFIFAKEYRGSSAYRPGSCVPALEITRRMLAYDRRSEPRVGERVPYVIVYGMPGLPLIQLVRRPIEVLQDPNLRLNAMYYITKQILPPLARVFSLIGIDVFSWYHELPRIQKAASTARSELEGRKGTISQYFTTLHCPVCDELTQYGICNKCRSQPQHVAVILNQEIRELERKQEQLVKICKNCTGCFDRQIQCVSLNCPVLFKLSRVSRELSKAPYLRQLLDQF